Proteins encoded together in one Dermacentor variabilis isolate Ectoservices chromosome 2, ASM5094787v1, whole genome shotgun sequence window:
- the Hacd2 gene encoding 3-hydroxyacyl-CoA dehydratase 2 encodes MAAGTLSPFVYWAQTDSKLFLRVDLRNVKVPDIEATTNRLSFCAYGVGARGEEKYTFLLDFYAPVNPDGCEYRVNDRQVDIQITKDKSDSWPQLLSADSPKPAWLKVDFDKLQTEDDEDEVSEDDNQLRNFYESQRYSPSSRTSPPSWSRKRRGHERKTEEFRKVYLFLYNLFQFVGFLYVGLVMLIRYSRDGEYSMAGTWEAVGKAMRLVICLQLLEVLHPLLGYTRGSFLHPLVLVGGRIFMVFAMIDAEPRMQTKPVVFYLFTVYTLVELCRYPYYMLRTYDKSIGFITWLRYTVWIPLFPLGFLCEGVMILRNIPYFEETGRFSVDLPNMFNFSFYLPTFLRLYLLLGIFPTLAFMMSHMYRQRKQILGPKDKED; translated from the exons ATGGCGGCAGGAACGCTGAGCCCGTTTGTTTACTGGGCGCAAACAGACTCTAAACTTTTCTTGCGTGTTGACTTACGGAACGTTAAG GTTCCCGATATAGAGGCCACCACTAACAGGCTATCGTTCTGCGCTTACGGCGTGGGTGCGAGGGGCGAAGAGAAATACACGTTCCTTTTGGACTTCTACGCCCCTGTTAACCCGGAT GGCTGTGAGTACCGGGTGAATGACAGGCAAGTGGATATCCAGATTACAAAGGACAAATCAGACTCCTGGCCTCAACTACTGTCAGCAGATTCACCAAAGCCGGCATGGCTTAAGGTTGACTTTGATAAGCTGCAAACAGAGGATGATGAAGACGAGGTGTCGGAAGATGATAACCAGCTTCGGAACTTCTAC GAGTCGCAGCGCTATTCGCCGAGCTCACGAACAAGCCCACCATCATGGAGCAGGAAGCGGCGAGGCCACGAGAGGAAGACTGAGGAATTTCGCAAGGTGTACCTCTTCCTCTACAACCTCTTCCAGTTTGTCGGTTTCCTCTATGTCGGTCTCGTCATGCTCATCCGCTACAGCCGTGATGGTGAAT ACTCCATGGCAGGCACCTGGGAAGCTGTGGGCAAAGCCATGCGGCTAGTCATCTGCCTGCAACTTCTCGAAGTGCTGCACCCACTGCTCGGATACACCAGAGGCAGCTTTCTGCATCCACTTGTGCTG GTGGGTGGCCGCATCTTCATGGTATTTGCCATGATTGATGCAGAGCCAAGGATGCAAACCAAGCCTGTGGTCTTCTATCTGTTTACCGTGTACACACTGGTAGAGCTGTGCAG GTACCCTTACTACATGCTGCGTACATATGACAAGAGCATTGGCTTCATAACCTGGCTACGATACACTGTTTGGATCCCTCTTTTTCCTCTTGGATTCCTGTGTGAAG GGGTGATGATCCTCCGAAACATTCCCTACTTTGAGGAGACCGGGCGCTTCAGCGTGGATTTGCCAAACATGTTCAATTTCTCCTTCTACCTCCCAACATTCCTGCGGCTCTACCTACTTCTGGGAATCTTTCCAA CACTGGCATTTATGATGAGTCACATGTATCGGCAGCGCAAGCAGATCCTCGGTCCCAAGGACAAGGAAGACTAA